Proteins encoded together in one Rhipicephalus sanguineus isolate Rsan-2018 chromosome 9, BIME_Rsan_1.4, whole genome shotgun sequence window:
- the LOC119404308 gene encoding beta-galactosidase-like, which produces MAQLSGLFFTVTITLSSLCEEAFSHSRSFTVDYANNQFLKDGQPFRIISGSLHYFRVPRAYWKDRLLKMRFAGLNAVDVYVEWSGHEVEPGRFNFEGDYDLRAFLEVVKDVGLLVVFRPGPYICAERDNGGLPYWLLRLNPAMRYRSSDVSYIERVEKWFGVLLPLAQPYLYKNGGPIVFVQVENEYGHYISCDTFYMRHLVHLSQYYLGRDVLFFRTDEPNVTLYSCDEVQGPLVAADFGSDKDVDVMFRIVRSQMRHGPLFVAEYYSGWLDNWGRRHARVDQRMVLWQLERILRHNASVNFYMFHGGTNFGFKNGANPPAQPTSYDYGAPLTEAGDPTYTYFKIREVLGRYVALPKGAPPVPAPKLKLGAVNLNSCAPLEVIRGFLRKQGYVRPVVSRWPLPFEQLGQAYGYVVYTAKCSSLRPTSPAVLTVPGIKNRGYVLTAHTRAVISSDHRVVSTPVVVHPGENITILVENTGRINYGPLNHDMKGIISNVTLGYNVLSGWTMEPLPLDASHVIRHLTDVLGNSSRGLHCTAPAAFFGTFVLPKGQKALDTYLDPTGWGKGAAYVNGFNLGRYWPSIGPQVTLYVPGVLLHPYPKINTILLFETEYTPPGSRTVSFVDVPNIDGPVPGDAVRFTE; this is translated from the exons ATGGCTCAGCTGAGTGGGCTGTTTTTCACGGTAACCATAACTTTGTCCTCCCTGTGCGAGGAGGCCTTCTCGCATAGTCGCTCCTTCACCGTAGACTACGCAAACAACCAGTTCCTCAAAGACGGCCAACCCTTCCGTATTATTTCCGGTTCCCTCCACTACTTCCGCGTCCCGAGGGCGTACTGGAAGGACCGCCTGTTAAAGATGCGATTCGCGGGCTTGAACGCGGTCGACGTGTACGTCGAGTGGAGCGGACACGAAGTGGAGCCGGGAAGGTTCAACTTCGAGGGAGACTACGACTTGCGGGCGTTCCTGGAAGTCGTCAAGGACGTCGGCCTGCTCGTCGTCTTCAGACCGGGCCCCTACATATGCGCGGAAAGAGACAACGGCGGACTGCCCTATTGGTTGCTGAGGCTGAATCCCGCCATGAGGTACAGGTCCTCGGACGTGTCCTACATCGAACGCGTCGAGAAATGGTTCGGCGTGCTGCTTCCCTTGGCCCAGCCGTACCTCTACAAGAACGGCGGTCCCATCGTGTTCGTGCAAGTGGAAAACGAGTACGGCCACTACATCAGCTGCGACACTTTCTACATGCGCCACCTCGTCCATCTGAGCCAATACTACCTCGGCAGGGACGTACTTTTTTTCAGGACTGACGAGCCGAACGTCACCCTCTACAG TTGTGACGAGGTCCAGGGACCATTGGTGGCTGCCGACTTCGGCTCGGACAAGGACGTCGACGTCATGTTTCGAATCGTCCGCAGCCAGATGAGGCACGGCCCGCTGTTCGTGGCCGAGTACTATTCCGGATGGCTGGACAACTGGGGGCGACGCCACGCGCGCGTCGACCAACGCATGGTGCTCTGGCAGCTCGAGAGGATACTGCGGCACAACGCGTCCGTCAACTTCTACATGTTCCACGGCGGAACGAACTTCGGCTTTAAGAACGGCGCCAATCCGCCGGCACAGCCGACGAGTTACGACTACGGGGCGCCCCTGACGGAAGCGGGCGATCCGACGTACACCTACTTCAAGATCAGGGAGGTCCTGGGCCGCTACGTGGCGCTCCCGAAGGGGGCGCCCCCAGTTCCGGCACCAAAGTTGAAGCTCGGTGCCGTGAACCTCAACTCGTGCGCGCCGCTGGAAGTCATTCGAGGTTTCTTGCGTAAGCAAGGGTATGTCAGGCCCGTAGTGTCGCGCTGGCCCTTGCCGTTCGAACAGCTAGGTCAAGCCTACGGGTACGTCGTGTATACAGCGAAGTGCTCTTCGTTGAGGCCCACGAGTCCGGCAGTTCTGACTGTGCCCGGTATTAAGAACAGAGGCTACGTACTCACTGCGCACACGCGCGCGGTCATCAGCAGCGATCACCGCGTGGTCAGCACACCCGTTGTGGTACACCCCGGTGAGAACATCACGATTCTGGTGGAGAACACGGGCAGGATCAATTACGGCCCCTTGAATCACGACATGAAG GGAATCATTTCTAACGTCACGCTCGGCTACAACGTGCTTTCCGGCTGGACTATGGAACCGTTACCGTTGGACGCGTCCCACGTGATCAGGCATCTGACTGACGTCCTCGGGAACTCGAGTCGTGGTCTACACTGCACCGCACCCGCTGCCTTCTTCGGGACATTCGTGCTGCCCAAGGGTCAGAAAGCATTGGACACCTATCTAGACCCGACAGGCTGGGGAAAAGGCGCGGCCTACGTCAACGGCTTCAACCTTGGACGATATTGGCCAAGTATAGGGCCGCAG GTGACCCTGTACGTCCCTGGTGTGCTGCTCCATCCGTACCCGAAGATTAACACAATCTTGCTTTTCGAGACCGAGTACACGCCACCGGGGAGTCGGACTGTTAGCTTCGTGGACGTTCCCAACATTGACGGTCCCGTTCCTGGCGACGCTGTGCGCTTCACGGAATAG
- the LOC125756104 gene encoding beta-galactosidase-1-like protein — protein MASPFGWWAGRCTTFRVPRPYWDDRLHKLRMGGLNAVDFYIDWSGHEPEPEQYNFIDNYDVVAFLEAVKKADLLAVIRPGPFICGEVENAGFPYWLLRKHPNIRYRSVQKEYVEEVTKWFNKLLPMLVPYLYKNGGPIIMFQVENEYGHLDNGCDPKYMEFMVTLQEKGLGKDVVMFRTNFPIERRFECDKVRDILVAGNCDPKCNMSIFNTIRKVQVKPGGPLLVAEYYTGWMNFWGWDNNPAYPPGVIDTFKKMMDEGANIIFYMYHGGTSFGFKAATSGDAPLVTSYDYDAPLGEDGDPKDYYYPLRDAIGKYLPLKQGDVPKSSPKLKLDAVSMTHIMTLGEVMTTSEARDGSGGPSPSSRLLSSSWGRTSGFWCTARKCARTSTGRSC, from the coding sequence ATGGCCAGCCCTTTCGGCTGGTGGGCGGGTCGATGCACTACTTTCCGCGTTCCCAGGCCATACTGGGACGACCGACTGCACAAGCTGCGAATGGGCGGCCTGAACGCCGTAGACTTCTACATCGACTGGAGCGGGCACGAGCCGGAACCGGAACAGTACAACTTCATCGACAACTACGACGTCGTGGCCTTCCTAGAAGCCGTCAAGAAGGCCGACCTTCTAGCCGTCATCAGGCCCGGCCCGTTCATATGCGGAGAGGTGGAAAACGCTGGTTTCCCTTACTGGCTCCTGCGCAAGCATCCCAACATCCGCTACCGCAGCGTGCAAAAGGAGTACGTGGAAGAAGTCACCAAATGGTTCAACAAGCTGCTACCAATGCTCGTCCCGTACCTGTACAAGAACGGAGGCCCCATCATCATGTTCCAGGTTGAGAACGAGTACGGTCACCTAGACAACGGTTGCGACCCGAAGTACATGGAGTTCATGGTCACCTTGCAGGAGAAGGGGCTCGGCAAGGATGTGGTCATGTTTCGCACAAACTTCCCCATCGAACGACGCTTCGAGTGCGACAAGGTGCGCGACATACTGGTGGCCGGAAACTGCGACCCCAAGTGCAACATGTCCATCTTCAACACGATCCGCAAGGTCCAGGTCAAACCGGGAGGTCCCCTCCTGGTCGCCGAGTACTACACGGGCTGGATGAACTTCTGGGGTTGGGACAACAACCCAGCCTACCCGCCCGGAGTCATCGACACCTTCAAGAAAATGATGGACGAAGGCGCGAACATCATCTTCTACATGTACCACGGCGGAACGAGCTTCGGCTTCAAGGCTGCGACCAGCGGCGACGCGCCGCTTGTGACGAGTTACGACTACGATGCTCCATTAGGCGAAGACGGGGACCCCAAGGATTACTACTATCCTCTGAGAGACGCCATCGGCAAGTACTTACCGCTCAAGCAGGGAGACGTTCCGAAGAGTTCGCCGAAGCTGAAGCTAGACGCAGTGTCCATGACCCACATCATGACCCTCGGAGAAGTCATGACCACTTCCGAAGCAAGGGATGGCTCAGGAGGACCGAGTCCAAGTTCCCGGTTACTTTCGAGCAGCTGGGGCAGGACTTCGGGTTTCTGGTGTACAGCACGGAAGTGCGCGCGGACCTCAACGGGCCGCAGTTGTTAA
- the LOC119404307 gene encoding beta-galactosidase: MAQLFVRDERHMMRCFETSRLPIVKNATVKLSKGEKISILVENMGREDFGQKNRDPKGMENVTVNGVNLTDWTIEAVPVTRNRDVSELMRLLESRGKGHVDGKKTPRFFHGTFKLHEGQKPLDTFLDPSNYTKGIAFVNGINLGRYWPVAGPQVRLYVPGVFLRPHPEENRLIMFELEGLRSDKGERGVRFDEKPYLTADTGSPHP, translated from the exons ATGGCGCAGCTTTTCGTGAGGGACGAGCGTCACATGATGCGCTGCTTCGAGACTAGCCGCTTACCTATCGTGAAGAACGCGACTGTGAAACTCAGCAAGGGAGAAAAGATTTCCATTCTCGTGGAAAACATGGGCCGCGAGGACTTTGGCCAAAAGAATCGTGACCCCAAG GGTATGGAGAACGTGACCGTGAACGGCGTCAACTTGACCGACTGGACCATCGAGGCGGTGCCGGTCACGCGGAACAGGGATGTCAGCGAGTTGATGCGCTTGTTGGAAAGCCGCGGTAAAGGACACGTGGACGGCAAGAAGACGCCTCGCTTCTTTCACGGCACCTTCAAGCTACACGAGGGACAGAAGCCGCTGGACACATTCCTGGACCCTTCGAACTACACCAAGGGAATCGCTTTCGTCAACGGCATCAACTTAGGTCGCTACTGGCCCGTGGCTGGACCGCAGGTCAGGCTCTACGTTCCGGGCGTGTTCTTGAGACCGCACCCAGAAGAGAACAGGCTCATCATGTTCGAGCTCGAAGGGCTGCGAAGTGACAAGGGCGAACGTGGTGTGAGATTCGATGAGAAGCCGTACCTCACCGCCGACACCGGAAGCCCGCACCCTTAA